From one Anopheles cruzii chromosome 3, idAnoCruzAS_RS32_06, whole genome shotgun sequence genomic stretch:
- the LOC128270304 gene encoding serine protease 7-like has translation MLKYVWRVRLAVTGWLLVLVLESSCQNWCATRSLFPMQGLCVPVSKCSSIKWLLLRLQFCSSFEYEAFLRERACNFGRDGTLHVCCTGKNGHDEHKPELPMESQGSCSQECVPIENCPAVYERSAVLQKRYDRRLHKRLQRSFCYEEAGQLYVCCDPDHFVSHESIGAQLKKRVSWQSCTTPFGDDGKCVPPARCAMVDDPSTLTSELEAFQVGCDPVKGQPHICCTASQLVFDQETGRECETDTGRPGVCSEAERCLDFIESSEKDMYVRRNWCYTSLQQVDYLCCAKDRLKEAPVVEFGERAGEDAPTCRTPMNRAGLCVPLATCPLVVRLLRDISARGTAPSSDEAMFLRSAICTAPAGATGYHVCCEATTVLTTTTPAPAPATTTARPVSTVLSHPNMRLFDRNNCGVSETENKIAFGQRAHLFQYPWMAMIVYTSATSDSDSSECAGTIINSRYVLTAAHCIDGQMERLRYVRIGEFDTRTDPDCEDDTCAAPIQRYGVAEARFHPNFTRIVRSGHDIGLLRLNRTIDFSTGDVVPVCLPFTTGLMGFDPTMYWITGWGLTERLEVSPVLLQARIPSVACSLSNYAICAGYGNATLHCEGDSGGPMKAQVPEYNFRYVQYGVISAGPRCGASGVPGISSRISYFMQWILDNIKA, from the exons ATGCTGAAGTACGTTTGGCGAGTGCGGTTGGCGGTGACCGgctggttgctggtgctggtgctggagaGCAGCTGCCAGAACTGGTGTGCGACGCGATCCCTCTTTCCGATGCAGGGCCTGTGTGTGCCCGTGTCCAAATGTTCCTCGATCAAGTGGCTCCTGCTGCGGCTTCAGTTCTGCTCGTCGTTCGAGTACGAAGCATTCCTGCGGGAGCGCGCCTGCAACTTTGGACGCGACGGG ACTCTACATGTGTGCTGTACGGGGAAGAATGGGCACGACGAGCACAAACCGGAGCTGCCGATGGAAAGTCAAGGCTCTTGCTCCCAGGAGTGCGTCCCCATCGAGAACTGTCCGGCGGTGTACGAGCGGAGTGCCGTGCTCCAGAAGCGCTACGATCGGCGGCTGCACAAGCGACTGCAGCGAAGCTTTTGCTACGAGGAAGCCGGCCAGCTGTACGTGTGCTGCGATCCGGACCATTTCGTCAGCCACGAGAGCATCGGGGCGCAGCTGAAGAAGCGCGTCAGTTGGCAGTCCTGTACGACGCCGTTCGGGGATGACGGGAAGTGCGTGCCACCGGCCCGCTGCGCCATGGTGGACGATCCGAGCACGTTGACGTCGGAGCTGGAGGCGTTCCAGGTCGGGTGCGATCCGGTCAAGGGTCAGCCGCACATTTGCTGCACTGCTTCCCAGCTCGTGTTCGACCAGGAAACGGGCCGGGAGTGTGAAACGGacacgggccggccgggtgtgtgCTCGGAGGCGGAACGGTGCCTAGATTTCATCGAATCCAGCGAAAAGGACATGTACGTGCGCCGAAACTGGTGCTACACGAGCTTGCAGCAGGTCGACTATCTGTGCTGCGCGAAGGATCGCCTCAAAGAAG CTCCGGTGGTTGAGTTTGGGGAACGGGCGGGAGAGGATGCACCGACGTGCCGGACACCGatgaaccgggccgggctctgTGTCCCGTTAGCGACGTGCCCTCTGGTGGTGAGATTGTTGCGCGATATTTCGGCTCGTGGAACGGCGCCTTCGTCCGACGAGGCGATGTTCCTGCGGAGCGCCATCTGTACGGCACCGGCTGGG GCCACCGGGTATCATGTGTGCTGCGAGGCGACAACCGTGCTCACGACAACGACGCCGGCGCCTGCTCCGGCCACGACCACCGCCAGGCCGGTGTCGACTGTGTTGAGCCACCCGAATATGCGGTTGTTCGACCGCAACAACTGTGGCGTTTCGGAAACCGAGAATAAGATCGCTTTTGGGCAGCGAGCCCACCTGTTCCAGTATCCGTGGATGGCCATGATTGTGTACACATCGGCCACCTCCGATAGCGATAGTTCCGAGTGCGCCGGAACCATCATCAATAGCCGTTACGTCCTGACGGCTGCCCACTGCATCGATGGACAGATGGAGCGACT ACGCTACGTACGCATCGGGGAGTTTGACACCCGGACCGATCCGGACTGCGAGGATGACACGTGTGCGGCGCCCATCCAACGGTATGGTGTAGCGGAAGCTCGATTCCATCCAAACTTCACCCGCATCGTTCGATCCGGGCACGACATCGGCCTACTGAGACTGAACCGTACGATAGACTTTAGCACCGGCGACGTGGTACCGGTCTGTTTGCCCTTCACCACCGGGCTGATGGGCTTTGACCCGACGATGTACTGGATCACCGGGTGGGGGCTTACGGAGCGGCTAGAAGTCAGCCCGGTCCTGCTGCAAGCACGCATCCCCTCGGTGGCGTGTAGCTTGAGCAACTACGCAATCTGCGCCGGGTACGGCAACGCCACGCTGCACTGCGAAGGCGACTCCGGTGGACCGATGAAGGCACAGGTGCCCGAGTACAACTTCCGCTACGTCCAGTACGGTGTGATCTCGGCCGGGCCTCGCTGcggtgcttccggtgttccgggcATTAGTTCGCGCATTTCCTACTTCATGCAATGGATCCTGGACAACATAAAAGCATAA
- the LOC128275196 gene encoding glycerol-3-phosphate acyltransferase 1, mitochondrial produces the protein MLGFVEILVFLCVVGYLFKNQRANDMVDVISNRIQEAYGSFRIPNVFSSATGTERNGVFSAFAAPKRYKDLEREQRQLHKDNERTLRQQRLFHIKDTPTPNVKPAQPNIPGLACPSCSPIESRPQRDQSDRRRHAIDILRVTTHAGSHYATAPGTGAFDWGVWCPHLAQATRVKRFPYPQLAGTVLPDDRVLEALELTAKEATNEKRAQLGLAEDDESFDEDSYFNEMHHKHEQRAQKILIGMRSKISNMVLRITSWVLYKLLPCFMSGVAAHPAQIEMIKRAIEKNPDIPLIFLPLHRSHLDYIMVSFILLNNDIKCPLVAGGDNLRIPVFGSILRYDGAFFIKRKIDPLTGKKDHVYRAVLHTYLQKCLTAGHNVEFFIEGGRTRTGKPCMPKSGILSVIVDAFNDKSISDALIVPVSINYEKLVDGNFVREQLGQKKIPESFASAAKAIMKVLKARYGLMRIDFNEPFSLSELVKSLRTTDTAHNYTPEMRRLQHKPSTTSLFGTDVVQEEQDQRQLIDNIARHVVFDSARATSVMTTNALAFLLLNRFRDGAPLSILVEALDELRAVLSRVRDLGFTGTSEDVIRYAADLLGPGLVTRELRNGQPFIKPVVMIPNVIELAYYSNCLLPHFALESIVVTCACVIKRDAERKLDAGETTVGRNTLLQLCMQFADLLVYEFILCKPCQKLETVLDNSLEGLCGQNILCQPKPELTEEQQQAQRMCRNMDGLDVDDEMDDYFEDQQVFEEDTERVHFPPEKHCDRIVLQSVLAPFTHTYAAVAATLNKLLVVESEPSTRCGSMMESEFIQLCIKEINARVEQGTCKYGESISTDTVRNCLKVFEKRSYIETTNNSGVRLVSLLPPFDSEAEVQSIVQQVEYFVPV, from the exons CCCGAAGCGTTACAAGGATTTGGAACGCGAGCAACGGCAGCTCCACAAggacaacgaacgaacg cTGCGACAGCAACGGCTGTTTCATATAAAGGatacaccgacaccgaacgTAAAACCGGCACAGCCGAACATCCCCGGCCTGGCGTGCCCGTCCTGTTCGCCGATCGAAAGT CGTCCTCAGCGGGACCAGAGTGACCGACGGCGTCATGCGATCGACATTCTGCGCGTGACAACGCATGCCGGTTCCCACTATGCCACTGCCCCCGGGACGGGTGCCTTCGATTGGGGCGTCTGGTGTCCCCATCTGGCCCAGGCAACGCGTGTCAAGCGGTTCCCTTACCCGCAGCTGGCCGGTACCGTTCTGCCGGACGACCGCGTTCTGGAAGCGCTGGAATTGACCGCCAAGGAGGCCACGAACGAAAAGCGGGCCCAGTTGGGGCtggccgaagacgacgaaagCTTCGACGAGGACAGCTACTTCAACGAGATGCACCACAAACACGAACAGCGAGCGCAAAAG ATTTTGATCGGAATGCGGTCCAAGATCTCCAACATGGTGCTGCGCATCACCTCGTGGGTACTGTACAAGCTGCTACCGTGCTTCATGTCCGGCGTAGCCGCCCACCCGGCCCAGATTGAGATGATAAAGCGGGCCATCGAGAAGAATCCGGATATACCGCTCATTTTCTTGCCCCTTCACCGAAGCCATCTCGATTACATTATGGTCAGTTTCATTCTGCTGAACAACGATATCAAGTGTCCGCTGGTGGCGGGTGGGGACAATTTGCGGATACCGGTGTTCGGGAGCATCCTCCGTTACGACGGAGCGTTCTTCATCAAGCGCAAGATTGATCCGTTGACGGGCAAAAAGGATCACGTGTACCGGGCGGTTCTGCACACGTACCTGCAGAAATGTTTAACCGCCGGTCATAATGTCGAGTTTTTCATCGAAGGAGGTCGTACGCGGACCGGGAAGCCGTGTATGCCTAAG AGCGGAATTCTGTCCGTGATCGTAGACGCGTTCAACGACAAAAGCATTTCGGACGCTCTGATCGTGCCCGTTTCTATCAACTATGAAAAGCTGGTCGATGGCAATTTCGTGCGCGAACAGCTCGGACAGAAAAAGATACCGGAAAGCTTTGCGTCGGCAGCAAAGGCTATCATGAAGGTCCTGAAAGCGCGCTACGGGTTGATGAGGATCGACTTTAACGAACCGTTTTCACTCAGCGAACTGGTAAAATCGCTGCGCACCACCGATACGGCACACAACTACACACCGGAGATGCG GCGTCTGCAACATAAACCCTCCACCACGTCGCTTTTCGGTACGGATGTCGTGCAGGAAGAGCAGGACCAGCGGCAGCTGATTGACAATATTGCGCGCCACGTAGTGTTCGACAGTGCACGCGCCACATCGGTCATGACGACGAACGCGCTCgcctttctgctgctgaatcGGTTCCGCGATGGAGCACCGCTTTCGATTCTGGTCGAAGCACTGGACGAACTGCGTGCCGTGCTGAGTAGAGTCCGTGATCTCGGGTTCACCGGGACGTCCGAGGACGTGATACGCTACGCTGCCGATCTGCTCGGGCCCGGCCTCGTAACGCGCGAACTGCGCAACGGGCAACCGTTCATCAAACCGGTCGTCATGATACCGAACGTAATCGAGCTGGCGTACTACTCGAACTGTTTGCTACCTCACTTTGCCCTTGAATCGATCGTCGTCACGTGTGCCTGCGTGATCAAGCGGGACGCGGAGCGCAAGCTGGACGCCGGTGAAACGACGGTTGGGCGTAACACGCTGCTGCAGTTGTGTATGCAGTTTGCCGACCTCCTCGTGTACGAGTTCATTCTGTGTAAACCGTGTCAGAAACTGGAAACCGTACTCGACAACTCACTGGAAGGGCTGTGTGGTCAGAACATTTTGTGTCAACCGAAGCCGGAGCTGACCGAGGAACAGCAACAGGCACAGCGGATGTGCCGAAACATGGATGGGCTGGACGTGGACGACGAGATGGACGATTATTTCGAAGACCAGCAAGTGTTCGAAGAAGACACCGAACGCGTACACTTTCCCCCGGAGAAGCACTGCGATCGTATCGTGCTACAGTCGGTGCTCGCTCCGTTTACACATACCTACGCGGCGGTAGCGGCCACGCTGAACAAACTACTCGTCGTGGAATCGGAGCCATCCACTCGCTGTGGATCCATGATGGAGTCGGAGTTTATCCAATTGTGCATTAAAGAAATCAACGCACGCGTTGAGCAAGGTACCTGCAAGTACG GCGAAAGCATATCAACGGACACGGTGCGAAATTGTCTGAAAGTGTTTGAGAAACGATCGTACATCGAGACTACGAACAACAGCGGCGTGAGGCTGGTGTCGCTGTTACCACCCTTCGACTCGGAGGCAGAGGTGCAGAGTATAGTGCAGCAGGTAGAATACTTTGTGCCAGTTTAG